One Pontibacillus yanchengensis DNA window includes the following coding sequences:
- a CDS encoding YueI family protein: protein MANKEIDDILQEGIHGKKQIKASERKRYLGTIRERVVIALTNGQLMQDKGLQELEQAMQHHPGTKLLLNGHVASRFMKEEKTLADKYNIPYTAVTNNEAESDLGAILTYDYAVDIEDIFVQDHDEKGSEQKKENSLLATIKKWFTPTS, encoded by the coding sequence ATGGCAAATAAAGAAATAGACGATATCTTACAAGAAGGCATTCACGGAAAAAAGCAGATAAAAGCTAGTGAACGAAAACGGTACTTAGGAACGATACGCGAGCGGGTAGTCATTGCTCTGACAAATGGACAACTTATGCAAGATAAAGGGTTACAAGAACTAGAACAAGCGATGCAACATCATCCTGGAACAAAGTTATTATTAAATGGTCATGTTGCTTCTCGTTTTATGAAAGAAGAAAAAACATTAGCTGATAAATACAACATCCCCTATACAGCTGTCACAAACAACGAAGCAGAGTCTGATTTGGGTGCAATCTTGACTTATGATTATGCTGTGGATATAGAAGATATCTTTGTGCAAGATCACGATGAAAAGGGATCAGAACAGAAAAAGGAAAACTCATTACTTGCTACCATTAAGAAATGGTTCACCCCTACATCTTAG
- the opp4C gene encoding oligopeptide ABC transporter permease: MEVVHNKKSQTPNSTTKPQKSMSPWAMARRKFMKNKLAMISLCYLIVLGILSFLAPYITTADISRVNIGDMSLAPSAEHWFGTDTSGRDVFTRLLYGGRVSLLVGISCTTIILFIGTLIGSVAGYFGGMVDSMFMRFTDFILNFPFLVFVIVLNAILFGIVSGIWVLIVVLSILGWGGVARLVRSKILSEKENEYILASISIGCKPGKIILKHLLPNVLTTVIVQATILFATMIVAESGLSYLGFGVPQEVPSWGNMLAASQQPEVLQNMPWIWVPPALVLILTILSINFIGEGVKEALNPKSYR; this comes from the coding sequence TTCGACAACTAAGCCACAAAAGAGCATGTCTCCTTGGGCAATGGCCCGACGTAAGTTTATGAAGAATAAACTCGCGATGATTAGCTTGTGCTATCTCATTGTCTTAGGAATTCTCTCTTTCCTGGCTCCCTATATCACAACCGCTGATATTTCTCGTGTGAACATTGGTGATATGTCTCTAGCGCCATCAGCGGAACATTGGTTTGGAACAGATACAAGTGGTCGAGATGTCTTTACAAGATTGCTTTATGGTGGACGAGTTTCTTTGTTGGTAGGGATTTCATGTACTACCATTATCTTATTTATTGGAACGTTGATTGGCTCTGTTGCTGGATACTTTGGCGGCATGGTTGATAGTATGTTTATGCGTTTCACAGATTTCATTTTAAACTTTCCGTTTCTTGTGTTTGTTATCGTATTAAATGCTATCTTATTTGGCATTGTGTCTGGGATATGGGTGTTAATTGTAGTGCTTAGTATTCTAGGTTGGGGAGGAGTAGCCCGCCTTGTCAGAAGTAAAATCCTATCTGAAAAAGAGAATGAATATATTCTTGCGTCCATTTCTATTGGTTGTAAGCCAGGAAAAATTATTCTCAAGCACTTATTACCTAACGTACTTACCACAGTGATTGTGCAAGCTACCATTTTGTTTGCTACGATGATTGTAGCTGAATCGGGACTAAGTTATTTAGGATTCGGTGTACCACAAGAAGTACCAAGTTGGGGCAATATGTTAGCTGCCTCTCAACAACCAGAAGTATTACAGAATATGCCATGGATTTGGGTGCCACCAGCATTAGTGCTGATTTTAACCATTCTTTCTATTAACTTTATTGGAGAAGGGGTAAAAGAAGCATTAAATCCTAAATCATATCGATAA